In Vibrio bathopelagicus, one DNA window encodes the following:
- a CDS encoding MalY/PatB family protein has product MNAFDNTINRRNTGSVKWDFMEQKLGLEGSDLLPMWVSDYDFQAPKNVLDRLTKDVSHGIFGYSERQDDYYHAAINWFKEQHDTDIKKEWMATIHGVLPGIAIALQMLTDKNDQIVIQSPGYGSFRKIIELNDRKVLNNPLNESEGQYTLDFAHLEDCFASGAKALIFCNPHNPTGRAWTEHEITQVAELCQKYNVWLISDEIWSDLTLAPNVFYSSLRLPAALTDKLIVATAASKTFGLSSLRISNFIIPNLELKEKFVRRLDAHGMDCFNSLSMSAATTAYQECDSWLADLKRYLQDNIHSLDGFLKTELPHIRFTKPEATYLAWVDCRALQISDQALEQKLIEAGIVPSMGCAFGEEGSGFIRLNLGCPAEVLADALVRLKAALSNSK; this is encoded by the coding sequence ATGAACGCTTTCGACAATACAATTAACCGCCGAAATACTGGCTCGGTCAAATGGGATTTTATGGAGCAGAAACTTGGGCTAGAAGGCTCAGATCTACTGCCGATGTGGGTATCAGACTACGACTTCCAAGCGCCTAAGAATGTTCTAGACCGTCTAACTAAAGACGTAAGCCATGGTATTTTTGGTTACTCAGAGCGTCAGGATGACTATTACCACGCTGCGATCAATTGGTTTAAAGAACAACACGATACCGACATCAAAAAAGAGTGGATGGCGACAATACACGGCGTATTACCCGGTATCGCGATCGCACTGCAAATGTTGACGGATAAGAATGATCAAATCGTCATCCAAAGCCCGGGATACGGCTCGTTTCGCAAGATCATCGAACTTAACGACCGCAAAGTACTAAACAATCCACTGAACGAATCTGAAGGGCAATACACGCTTGATTTTGCTCACTTGGAAGATTGCTTCGCCAGTGGTGCAAAAGCCTTAATCTTCTGCAACCCTCACAATCCGACAGGCAGAGCGTGGACAGAGCACGAGATCACACAGGTTGCCGAACTCTGCCAAAAATACAATGTTTGGCTAATCAGTGATGAGATTTGGAGCGATCTAACGCTTGCCCCCAACGTATTCTACTCATCATTAAGGTTACCGGCAGCTTTGACCGATAAACTCATCGTCGCGACGGCAGCAAGTAAAACCTTTGGTTTATCTTCACTGAGAATCTCGAACTTCATCATTCCAAATTTGGAGTTAAAGGAAAAATTTGTTCGCCGTTTGGATGCTCATGGCATGGATTGCTTCAACAGCCTATCAATGTCAGCAGCGACCACAGCGTATCAAGAGTGTGATTCTTGGTTAGCCGACCTAAAACGCTACTTACAAGACAACATCCATAGTCTTGATGGATTCTTAAAAACAGAGCTGCCTCATATTCGCTTCACAAAGCCTGAAGCGACCTACTTAGCCTGGGTAGATTGCAGAGCCTTACAAATCAGTGATCAAGCGCTGGAACAAAAGCTTATTGAAGCCGGTATTGTGCCGAGTATGGGATGTGCGTTTGGCGAAGAAGGTTCAGGGTTTATTCGTTTAAACCTAGGATGCCCCGCTGAAGTGCTGGCAGATGCCTTGGTAAGACTTAAAGCAGCATTAAGTAACTCGAAGTAA
- the nhaC gene encoding Na+/H+ antiporter NhaC: protein MNNSKPLPSFGLALAPIAVMFALLAIGYGVLGLRIEVLLLISATFTACIAWKMGYNWDDIINAIVEKLAKAMPVILILVSVGGLIASWMISGTIPYMVYWGLKVISAEYILIAAFFVTAVVSVCTGTSWGSAGTVGVALMGVAAGLDVSLAAAAGAVVSGAYFGDKISPLSDSTNFAPVVSGTTLYEHIQHMLYTTLPGFVIASVVFFFAGQSADITTVGEPEKVTQILAGLDSLYNFNILLIIPPVMILWGALTKKPVLPLMLGASALAIILGMVLQGFSLQQGFQAYVDGFNVALFEAKGTAIDGLIPDVSKLLNRGGLFSMMSTILLVFCAFSFAGILSLTGALNVVLGRFLHLIHSTGQLIAATVVATITVVFTTSDGKLALLIPGELFQNAYRKMGLDTKNLSRTIEDAGTIIEPLVPWTAAGIYMASTLGVATLDYLPWAIQCYTGIIFALIYGFTGFGIAPAKPEQLEDSAETSLAHSTK, encoded by the coding sequence ATGAATAACTCAAAGCCTCTACCATCGTTCGGATTAGCACTAGCGCCCATCGCCGTTATGTTTGCGCTACTTGCTATTGGATACGGTGTTTTAGGACTTCGCATTGAAGTTCTGCTACTCATTTCCGCGACTTTCACAGCATGTATAGCTTGGAAGATGGGCTACAACTGGGATGACATCATCAACGCGATCGTTGAGAAACTCGCAAAAGCGATGCCTGTCATTTTGATTTTGGTATCTGTGGGTGGCCTGATTGCCAGCTGGATGATCAGCGGTACTATCCCTTACATGGTTTATTGGGGGCTTAAAGTCATCAGTGCCGAATACATACTCATCGCCGCCTTTTTTGTTACCGCTGTTGTCTCTGTATGTACTGGTACTTCTTGGGGCTCTGCGGGTACCGTTGGTGTCGCGCTGATGGGTGTTGCGGCTGGTCTAGATGTATCATTGGCAGCTGCCGCGGGTGCTGTTGTTTCTGGCGCATATTTTGGCGACAAGATATCCCCTCTTTCAGACTCTACTAACTTTGCTCCTGTCGTTTCAGGTACCACACTCTACGAACACATTCAGCACATGCTTTACACAACGCTACCTGGCTTTGTGATTGCTTCAGTTGTGTTCTTCTTTGCTGGTCAAAGCGCTGACATTACAACCGTTGGCGAGCCAGAAAAAGTGACTCAAATCCTTGCTGGATTAGACAGCCTTTATAACTTCAACATTCTTTTGATTATCCCACCAGTGATGATTCTTTGGGGTGCATTAACCAAAAAACCTGTACTGCCACTAATGTTAGGTGCATCTGCACTTGCGATTATATTGGGTATGGTTTTACAAGGCTTCTCTCTACAACAAGGTTTCCAAGCTTATGTAGACGGCTTCAATGTTGCTCTATTTGAAGCAAAAGGTACGGCGATTGATGGATTGATTCCTGATGTATCTAAGCTGCTAAACCGTGGTGGTTTGTTCTCAATGATGAGCACTATCCTACTGGTTTTCTGTGCGTTCTCTTTTGCTGGAATCTTAAGCCTAACGGGTGCTTTGAATGTGGTACTCGGTCGATTCCTACACCTAATTCACTCAACAGGACAGTTGATTGCGGCAACGGTTGTTGCAACCATCACGGTAGTATTCACGACCTCTGACGGCAAACTCGCACTTCTTATCCCAGGCGAATTGTTTCAAAACGCTTACCGCAAAATGGGGCTAGATACTAAGAACCTATCAAGAACCATCGAAGATGCAGGCACGATTATCGAGCCACTGGTTCCTTGGACCGCTGCGGGTATTTACATGGCAAGCACACTAGGTGTGGCAACGTTAGATTACCTCCCTTGGGCTATCCAATGTTACACCGGTATCATTTTCGCTCTGATTTATGGCTTCACTGGATTTGGTATCGCCCCTGCAAAACCAGAACAGTTAGAAGACTCAGCAGAAACTTCTCTAGCTCACAGCACTAAGTAA